A region from the Phycisphaerales bacterium genome encodes:
- a CDS encoding protein arginine kinase, producing the protein MIGLDFSSTGEWLRGSGPDSDVVISTRVRLARNIAGFNFANRAQLSEHQQVLALAREHITPACDRSGMLWVDVGALEPLEATLLVERHLISKHLAKSDRPRAAVMHPDESLSIMVNEEDHLRMQVIRSGRQTGAAFAEVNRIDDRLGQRLPFAFHKRFGYLTACPTNVGTGIRFSIMLHLPALMLTKEIERVRRAAQDMQLAIRGFYGEGSDALGDIFQISNQTTLGKTEEQLMREFDEGVMPRVVEYERRARQVLVERRKSLLDDRCFRALGILQNARLLKLDESLRLLSHLRLGVQVGRITGVDPQTIDRLLVLVQPAHLQKALGESLHQAERTEARATLIRQHLS; encoded by the coding sequence ATGATCGGCCTGGACTTTTCATCCACCGGCGAGTGGCTGCGCGGCTCGGGCCCCGATTCGGACGTCGTCATCTCGACCCGCGTGCGCCTGGCCCGCAACATCGCAGGCTTCAACTTCGCCAACCGGGCCCAGTTGAGCGAGCACCAGCAGGTCCTCGCCCTGGCTCGGGAGCACATCACGCCTGCCTGCGACCGCTCCGGAATGCTGTGGGTGGATGTCGGCGCGCTCGAGCCGCTCGAAGCCACGCTGCTCGTGGAGCGACACCTGATTTCCAAGCACCTGGCCAAGAGCGATCGGCCTCGCGCTGCGGTCATGCACCCGGACGAGTCGCTTTCGATCATGGTCAACGAGGAAGATCACCTGCGGATGCAGGTGATCCGCAGCGGGCGGCAGACGGGGGCCGCGTTTGCGGAGGTCAACCGCATCGACGATCGCCTCGGCCAGCGCCTGCCGTTCGCGTTTCACAAGCGGTTCGGCTACCTCACCGCGTGCCCGACCAACGTGGGCACGGGGATCCGCTTCAGCATCATGCTGCACCTTCCGGCGCTGATGCTCACCAAGGAAATCGAGCGGGTCCGCCGCGCCGCCCAGGACATGCAGCTGGCCATCCGCGGGTTCTACGGCGAGGGCTCGGACGCGCTGGGCGACATCTTCCAGATCTCCAACCAGACGACGCTGGGCAAGACCGAAGAGCAGTTGATGCGCGAGTTTGACGAAGGCGTTATGCCGCGCGTGGTCGAATACGAACGGCGGGCGCGGCAGGTGCTCGTCGAGCGCCGCAAGTCGCTGCTCGATGACCGTTGCTTTCGCGCGCTGGGCATCCTCCAGAACGCGCGTCTGCTCAAACTCGACGAGTCGCTGCGACTGCTCAGCCACCTGCGCCTTGGCGTGCAGGTGGGGCGCATTACCGGCGTCGATCCGCAGACGATCGACCGGCTGCTCGTTCTCGTGCAGCCGGCCCACCTGCAGAAAGCTCTCGGCGAGTCGCTCCACCAGGCGGAGCGCACCGAAGCCCGCGCCACGCTCATTCGTCAGCACCTGTCCTGA
- a CDS encoding sugar phosphate isomerase/epimerase: MARLATIAPFNFEFDTVRFLRAYRRAGCSHAQFYRNDKAPFEPAKAIDCAREAGLEFDSIHGLFGASLDPSAPDKNTRLASVDVYEREGELAAELGGPMVVVHPSWMNPEGSPISRPPGADRLAALRASMESLARIGERLGVVYLMENLPGFFPIGHDARQLAGWVRDLDCPNVRMCFDTGHAHIESGFNGSVADQLRQCIDVVAYIHAHDNDSVKDNHRMPGEGSIDWDAVAAVIADGAPAQLPWMLEVFYPEAEVEALVDGGLGARLARCSVSR; the protein is encoded by the coding sequence GTGGCACGGTTGGCGACCATCGCTCCGTTCAACTTTGAATTCGATACCGTCCGGTTCCTGCGCGCCTATCGCCGGGCCGGGTGCAGCCACGCTCAGTTCTATCGCAACGACAAGGCCCCGTTCGAGCCGGCGAAAGCGATCGACTGCGCCCGCGAAGCGGGGCTGGAGTTCGATTCGATCCACGGGCTCTTTGGCGCATCGCTTGACCCTTCAGCGCCCGATAAGAACACGCGTCTGGCGAGCGTGGACGTCTACGAGCGCGAAGGCGAACTCGCCGCCGAACTGGGCGGACCGATGGTCGTCGTGCATCCGTCGTGGATGAATCCCGAGGGTTCGCCGATTTCCAGGCCGCCGGGGGCCGACCGGCTGGCCGCGCTGCGCGCTTCGATGGAGAGCTTGGCGCGGATCGGCGAGCGCCTCGGGGTCGTGTACCTGATGGAGAATCTGCCGGGCTTCTTTCCCATCGGCCACGATGCGCGCCAACTCGCCGGCTGGGTGCGCGACCTGGACTGCCCAAACGTGCGGATGTGCTTCGACACCGGTCACGCGCACATCGAATCAGGATTCAACGGCTCGGTGGCCGATCAACTGCGGCAGTGCATCGACGTGGTGGCGTACATCCACGCTCACGACAACGACAGCGTGAAGGACAACCACCGCATGCCAGGCGAAGGGTCGATCGACTGGGACGCCGTGGCGGCCGTGATCGCCGATGGCGCACCGGCCCAACTGCCATGGATGCTCGAGGTGTTCTATCCCGAGGCCGAGGTCGAAGCGCTGGTGGACGGCGGCCTCGGTGCGCGGCTGGCGCGCTGCTCGGTGAGCCGCTGA
- the purE gene encoding 5-(carboxyamino)imidazole ribonucleotide mutase, with the protein MSTPLVAIVMGSKSDWETMSNAAAALETLGIAFEVRVLSAHRTPHQLAEFASTARERGILAIIAGAGGAAHAAGVAAAHTTLPVLGVPMLTKSLGGMDSLLSTVQMPAGIPVGTLAIGNAGATNAGLLAAAIVSHARPEYLPALEDYRRKQTEKVLANPDPRAG; encoded by the coding sequence ATGAGCACACCACTGGTCGCCATCGTCATGGGTTCGAAATCCGACTGGGAAACAATGTCCAACGCCGCTGCGGCGCTCGAGACGCTGGGCATCGCCTTCGAGGTGCGCGTTCTCTCGGCACACCGCACCCCGCACCAACTGGCTGAGTTCGCCTCGACGGCCCGGGAGCGCGGTATTCTGGCGATCATCGCCGGCGCCGGCGGCGCGGCGCATGCCGCAGGCGTCGCCGCCGCTCACACCACGCTGCCGGTCCTGGGCGTTCCCATGCTCACCAAGTCGCTGGGCGGGATGGACTCGCTGCTTTCGACCGTGCAGATGCCTGCAGGCATTCCCGTGGGGACGCTGGCCATCGGCAATGCCGGCGCGACCAATGCCGGCCTGCTCGCCGCAGCCATCGTCTCCCACGCCCGGCCGGAGTACCTGCCGGCGCTGGAAGACTACCGCCGCAAGCAGACGGAAAAGGTGCTAGCCAATCCCGATCCGCGCGCCGGCTGA
- a CDS encoding M28 family metallopeptidase, with protein sequence MIRPIRISRVLAVAAAIGGMLVNGCATTSTSPEPATSAAGARGSAVREMLAEVSPQRAKAVVDSLVSFGTRHTLSDTESDTRGIGAARRWILAEFEKTAMLSGRSGAETMKVYFDEHTYGPDRRRVPVETQIVNVVAELTGAMPEARGRRYYVIGHYDSRASEALDGESDAPGANDDASGVAVVMELARVMSQRRYDSTIVFMATAGEEQGLLGARLHAMNARDAGSDIRAVLSNDIVGDPKGPSGNVYDGQIRVFSEALPRTIDVAQLAQIRRLGMENDSPSRQLARYVAETARHYGLAVQPMLVNRTDRFLRGGDHTSFNEAGFPAVRFTIVEENYDRQHQDVREERGVRFGDLPEFVDANYLAGVARVNGAALACLANAPSAPANARIVTANLGNDTLLRWDASPEPDVAGYEVVWRLTTEHEWTDSRDAGNATELNLKLNKDNYFFGVRAFDSDGYRSPVTFCTDAPR encoded by the coding sequence ATGATCAGACCCATCCGAATATCGCGCGTCCTGGCCGTCGCGGCCGCCATTGGAGGAATGCTCGTGAACGGTTGCGCCACCACCTCGACATCACCCGAACCGGCGACTTCTGCGGCCGGTGCCCGGGGCTCGGCCGTGCGCGAAATGCTCGCCGAAGTTTCGCCGCAGCGCGCCAAGGCCGTGGTCGACTCGCTCGTCTCGTTCGGCACGCGACACACACTCAGCGATACCGAGTCAGATACGCGAGGCATCGGCGCCGCTCGCCGCTGGATCCTCGCCGAGTTCGAAAAAACCGCCATGCTCAGCGGCCGCAGCGGCGCCGAGACGATGAAGGTCTACTTCGACGAGCACACCTACGGGCCCGACCGCAGACGCGTGCCCGTCGAGACGCAGATTGTCAACGTCGTGGCCGAACTGACCGGCGCGATGCCCGAGGCGCGCGGCCGGCGCTACTACGTCATCGGCCACTACGACTCGCGCGCCAGCGAAGCGCTGGACGGTGAATCCGACGCCCCCGGCGCCAACGACGATGCTTCGGGCGTGGCGGTGGTGATGGAACTGGCCCGCGTGATGTCGCAGCGCCGCTACGACTCGACCATTGTCTTCATGGCCACCGCCGGCGAGGAGCAGGGCTTGCTCGGCGCGCGGCTGCACGCCATGAACGCCCGCGACGCCGGCTCGGACATTCGCGCCGTGCTCAGCAACGACATCGTCGGCGACCCCAAGGGACCGTCCGGCAACGTCTACGACGGTCAGATTCGCGTCTTCTCCGAAGCACTGCCGCGCACCATCGACGTCGCCCAGCTCGCGCAGATTCGTCGGCTGGGAATGGAGAATGATTCCCCCTCGCGCCAACTGGCCCGCTACGTCGCCGAAACGGCCCGGCACTACGGCTTGGCCGTGCAGCCCATGCTCGTCAACCGCACCGACCGCTTCCTGCGCGGCGGCGACCACACATCATTCAACGAAGCCGGCTTCCCCGCCGTGCGCTTCACCATCGTCGAAGAGAATTACGACCGCCAGCACCAGGACGTGCGCGAGGAACGCGGCGTGCGCTTCGGCGACCTGCCCGAGTTCGTCGATGCGAACTATCTCGCCGGAGTCGCGCGGGTCAATGGCGCCGCCCTGGCCTGCCTGGCCAACGCACCCTCCGCGCCAGCCAACGCCCGGATTGTCACGGCGAATCTCGGCAACGACACGCTGCTGCGCTGGGATGCGTCGCCGGAGCCGGATGTCGCCGGCTACGAAGTCGTGTGGCGCCTGACGACCGAGCACGAGTGGACCGACAGCCGCGACGCCGGCAACGCCACGGAACTGAACCTTAAACTGAACAAGGACAACTACTTCTTTGGCGTGCGCGCCTTTGATTCGGACGGTTATCGCAGCCCGGTGACGTTCTGCACCGATGCGCCGCGATGA
- a CDS encoding fatty acid desaturase: MSDLVVDGQKFSWKYLDWPVFAAILALHVGCVAAFVLPFRWEMLGLALVLWWICGGLGICLCYHRLLTHKSFKTPDVVKYFLTILGNLNWQGSPIHWVGIHRLHHHHSDEEHDPHSPRHGFTWAHILWCMVKDPNGNHARAAARDLQRDKVMAFLDRYYFVPQFILAGLLFVAGAWNWGGGWSWQYGLAWVVWGVCIRTVFVYHSTWFVNSASHTWGYRNFQTTDNSRNTWWVSILGFGEGWHNNHHALQRSAAHGMRWWEFDLTYLTIRLMALLGLAWDVVTPDKAAVGTGNSH, encoded by the coding sequence ATGTCGGATCTGGTTGTGGATGGGCAGAAGTTTTCGTGGAAGTATCTTGACTGGCCGGTTTTCGCAGCCATCCTGGCGCTCCACGTCGGATGTGTGGCGGCGTTCGTGCTGCCGTTCAGGTGGGAAATGCTGGGCCTGGCGTTGGTGCTGTGGTGGATCTGCGGCGGATTGGGCATCTGCCTCTGCTATCACCGGCTCCTTACGCACAAGAGCTTCAAGACACCCGACGTTGTTAAGTACTTTCTCACGATCCTGGGCAATCTGAACTGGCAGGGGAGTCCGATCCACTGGGTCGGCATTCATCGCCTGCACCACCATCATTCGGACGAGGAGCACGACCCGCACTCGCCCCGGCACGGCTTCACCTGGGCCCACATCCTCTGGTGCATGGTGAAGGACCCCAATGGCAATCACGCCCGGGCGGCGGCGCGCGATCTGCAGCGCGACAAGGTCATGGCATTTCTCGACCGGTACTACTTCGTGCCGCAGTTCATCCTTGCGGGGCTGCTCTTTGTCGCCGGGGCCTGGAACTGGGGCGGCGGGTGGTCGTGGCAGTACGGCCTGGCGTGGGTGGTGTGGGGGGTGTGCATCCGCACCGTCTTCGTCTACCACTCGACGTGGTTCGTCAACTCCGCCAGCCACACGTGGGGCTATCGCAACTTCCAGACCACCGACAACTCGCGCAACACCTGGTGGGTGTCGATCCTCGGCTTTGGCGAGGGCTGGCACAACAACCACCACGCACTGCAGCGCTCGGCGGCCCACGGCATGAGATGGTGGGAGTTCGATCTCACGTATCTGACGATCCGCCTGATGGCGCTGCTCGGCCTGGCGTGGGACGTGGTCACTCCGGACAAAGCCGCCGTGGGCACGGGAAACTCGCATTGA
- a CDS encoding TVP38/TMEM64 family protein yields the protein MPSDATSHQRAPDRGDGNASAPAAGRPSAGEIWRRLGPTRWVGLLWATAPALMGFALLASFGPVSDWFGSWGASGIYVYAIIFAAAAGSGMLPTYAQSLLGGWVFGFWYGWAGAMFGFTAAAVIGYFIAQRASHHRVERLVESDDRARAVRDALVGRGWLRTLGIVALIRVPPNSPFALTNLAMATTGVRLAPYTVGTCIGMAPRTAVAVWFGAMAQASGARDIQEYIHEKAGWWYALGSFALMFAMLAIIGAIANHALKHVTGQRSGCGIENEPDRPAGLE from the coding sequence GTGCCTTCTGACGCGACATCTCACCAGCGTGCGCCCGATCGCGGCGACGGCAACGCGTCCGCGCCGGCGGCGGGCCGGCCCAGCGCCGGGGAAATCTGGCGCCGCCTCGGGCCGACGCGCTGGGTGGGCCTGCTGTGGGCCACGGCGCCGGCGCTGATGGGCTTTGCGCTACTCGCGTCCTTTGGCCCCGTCTCCGACTGGTTCGGCTCGTGGGGCGCTTCGGGCATCTACGTTTATGCGATCATCTTCGCGGCGGCGGCGGGCTCGGGCATGCTGCCAACCTATGCGCAGTCGCTTCTGGGCGGCTGGGTCTTTGGATTCTGGTATGGGTGGGCCGGCGCGATGTTCGGCTTTACCGCGGCGGCGGTCATCGGCTATTTCATCGCGCAGCGAGCTTCGCATCATCGCGTCGAGCGCCTCGTCGAGTCGGATGACCGCGCCCGCGCCGTGCGCGATGCGCTCGTCGGCCGCGGCTGGTTGCGCACGCTGGGGATCGTCGCGCTCATTCGCGTGCCGCCCAATTCGCCCTTTGCGCTGACGAACCTGGCGATGGCGACAACGGGCGTGCGCCTGGCGCCGTACACGGTCGGGACGTGCATCGGCATGGCGCCTCGCACCGCGGTGGCGGTGTGGTTCGGCGCGATGGCCCAGGCCAGCGGCGCCCGCGACATCCAGGAGTACATCCACGAGAAGGCCGGCTGGTGGTACGCACTGGGCAGCTTCGCGCTGATGTTCGCGATGCTCGCGATCATCGGCGCCATCGCCAATCACGCGCTCAAACACGTCACCGGTCAGCGCAGCGGGTGCGGAATTGAAAACGAGCCCGACCGACCGGCCGGGCTCGAGTGA
- a CDS encoding PEP-CTERM sorting domain-containing protein, giving the protein MRVRGQNAAKILGTALAAVLLTSTSAALAQAPYRAVSSTRPGTIDFTDFVGRSVQTNGPVDLGQGVTWSVTSEGWIGDMPFGLRTNGYWDSGRAGFAGLNIDNSAMLFEFDAPVASVGAFVNYAPVTGQGPIPTIEALDRFGRVFDSFTLDVRTPNAVNDGQFLGFEHESNDIHSFRYRARYGVLDDLEWSRRGLIPAPSSLAMLAVGALGFARRRRRES; this is encoded by the coding sequence ATGCGCGTCCGCGGACAGAACGCAGCAAAAATCCTAGGCACCGCCCTCGCCGCGGTGCTGCTCACATCAACTTCCGCCGCCCTGGCCCAGGCGCCATATCGCGCGGTGTCTTCGACGCGGCCTGGAACCATCGACTTCACCGACTTCGTCGGCCGGAGCGTCCAGACCAACGGCCCGGTGGATCTCGGACAGGGCGTCACCTGGTCGGTTACTTCGGAAGGCTGGATCGGCGACATGCCCTTCGGCCTGCGCACCAACGGGTACTGGGACTCGGGGCGCGCGGGTTTCGCCGGACTGAACATCGACAACAGCGCCATGCTCTTTGAATTCGACGCTCCAGTCGCCAGCGTCGGCGCGTTTGTCAACTACGCACCCGTTACCGGACAGGGACCGATTCCCACCATCGAGGCGCTCGATCGTTTCGGCCGAGTGTTCGACTCGTTCACGCTCGACGTTCGCACGCCCAACGCAGTGAACGACGGCCAGTTTCTCGGATTCGAGCACGAAAGCAACGACATTCACTCGTTTCGATATCGCGCCCGCTATGGGGTGCTGGATGATCTGGAATGGTCGCGCCGGGGCCTGATCCCCGCGCCCTCGTCGCTGGCCATGCTGGCCGTCGGCGCCCTCGGATTCGCGCGGCGGCGCCGTCGCGAGTCTTGA